From the genome of Vibrio porteresiae DSM 19223, one region includes:
- a CDS encoding YegP family protein, with the protein MQRFEIRMEPSPTEPLYYFVLVSKNGDVFARSVMYPTKQAVENRINLIKDNASTAKVVDHTTAEAH; encoded by the coding sequence ATGCAGCGATTTGAAATTCGTATGGAACCCAGCCCTACCGAACCTTTGTACTACTTCGTCTTAGTATCAAAAAATGGTGATGTATTTGCTCGAAGCGTCATGTACCCAACGAAACAAGCCGTAGAAAACCGCATTAATTTAATCAAAGACAATGCTTCAACCGCCAAGGTGGTGGATCACACTACAGCGGAAGCGCACTAA
- a CDS encoding TIGR00645 family protein: protein MERFFEKLLYSARWIMAPVYLGLSFVLLALAVKFFQEVCHIIPNIFSIEEVDLVLTTLSMIDIALVGGLIVMVMFSGYENFVSKIDVDEHNDKLGWLGKMDTGSLKNKVAASIVAISSIHLLKVFMNTQHIANDKIKWYLLLHVTFVASAFVMGYLDKISKKEHK from the coding sequence ATGGAACGTTTTTTTGAAAAATTGCTGTACTCTGCTCGTTGGATTATGGCTCCTGTTTATTTAGGCTTAAGTTTTGTTTTACTCGCGTTGGCGGTGAAATTCTTCCAAGAAGTTTGTCACATCATTCCCAACATCTTCTCGATTGAAGAAGTGGATTTGGTGCTAACCACTTTATCCATGATTGATATCGCCTTAGTGGGCGGCTTAATCGTGATGGTGATGTTCTCTGGTTACGAAAACTTTGTCTCGAAAATCGATGTCGATGAGCATAATGACAAGCTCGGCTGGCTGGGAAAAATGGACACCGGTTCGTTGAAAAATAAGGTCGCAGCATCGATTGTTGCTATCTCATCAATTCATCTACTCAAAGTGTTTATGAACACTCAGCATATCGCGAACGACAAGATTAAGTGGTATCTGTTGCTGCATGTGACTTTTGTTGCTTCAGCCTTTGTCATGGGCTATCTCGATAAGATCAGCAAAAAAGAGCACAAATAA